One window of Tepidanaerobacter acetatoxydans Re1 genomic DNA carries:
- the spoIIAB gene encoding anti-sigma F factor — protein sequence MRGDFVTALNEMQLDFLSKSQNESFARVVVAAFASQLDPTLDELADIKTAVSEAVTNCIIHGYENTVGVIRIKSKLYTDKIIISVQDWGKGIEDIQKARQPLWTSKPELERSGMGFTIMEDFMDKLEIESTPGEGTIITMVKILRDSSERNNS from the coding sequence ATGAGGGGTGATTTTGTGACTGCATTAAATGAAATGCAATTGGATTTTTTAAGCAAATCTCAAAACGAATCTTTTGCACGAGTTGTTGTAGCAGCTTTTGCATCACAGTTGGATCCGACTTTGGACGAGCTTGCAGATATAAAAACAGCAGTTTCAGAGGCCGTAACAAATTGTATAATTCATGGCTATGAGAATACCGTAGGAGTTATAAGAATAAAATCAAAACTTTATACTGATAAAATAATTATATCTGTTCAAGACTGGGGAAAAGGTATTGAAGATATACAGAAGGCAAGACAGCCTTTATGGACTTCCAAACCTGAGTTAGAAAGATCCGGTATGGGATTTACAATAATGGAAGATTTTATGGATAAGTTGGAGATTGAATCTACCCCGGGTGAGGGAACAATTATTACAATGGTTAAAATTTTAAGAGATAGTTCAGAGAGGAATAATTCATGA
- the spoIIAA gene encoding anti-sigma F factor antagonist, producing the protein MGEIVKVKDDMLKINLKGEIDHHIASIIKDEIDRYIEKHKIKNILFNFKDVSFMDSSGVGMIIGRYKKLQKTGGKIGVIYLTPQVKKIFDISGLLNIVNCFRDEREAIEKL; encoded by the coding sequence ATGGGTGAGATAGTAAAAGTAAAGGATGATATGCTAAAAATTAACCTAAAGGGAGAAATAGATCATCATATAGCATCGATTATTAAAGATGAAATAGACCGATACATTGAAAAACACAAAATAAAAAACATCTTATTTAATTTTAAAGATGTTTCCTTTATGGATAGTTCTGGTGTAGGTATGATTATAGGGCGTTATAAAAAACTCCAAAAAACGGGAGGGAAGATAGGGGTTATTTATTTAACTCCTCAAGTCAAAAAAATTTTTGATATATCAGGACTTTTGAATATTGTAAATTGTTTTAGAGATGAAAGAGAGGCCATAGAAAAATTATGA
- a CDS encoding D-alanyl-D-alanine carboxypeptidase family protein translates to MVYYNKKISCILLITLLMLFIIISPVAAAPQLDIKSPSAILMDAGTGTILFEKNSHEKMEPASITKIMTMIIAFEALESGKVSLSDIVRISERAWGTGGSQVFLAPGEEQTLETLLKCIVIASANDASMAVAEHIGGSVEGFVKLMNDKAKQLGMSNTNFVNPHGLSSPEHYTTAHDIALMSRELVKYPLFFNWSTIWIDYLEHTDKKRDATMLANTNKLLGKYEGLDGLKTGFHNKAGHCFAGTARRGDFRLISVVLNADTSSQRFEDTVKLLDYGFGHFDSIKVVEKGSIQKILPVEKGHLENVNVIVPEDVSLLIEKGKEGEINTKVDVPDKLCAPLKKDHAVGTLLIEQGGKIVKKVNLVISENVMKANIIEMFKKIFNKWFTF, encoded by the coding sequence ATGGTTTATTATAATAAAAAGATATCCTGTATTCTGCTTATTACACTTCTTATGCTTTTTATCATTATAAGTCCTGTTGCAGCTGCACCACAACTTGATATCAAATCTCCATCGGCTATTTTGATGGATGCCGGTACGGGAACAATTCTATTTGAAAAAAACTCCCATGAAAAAATGGAACCTGCTAGTATTACAAAGATAATGACCATGATCATTGCTTTTGAAGCTCTTGAATCGGGCAAAGTCAGTTTGTCGGATATTGTCAGGATAAGTGAAAGAGCATGGGGAACAGGAGGCAGTCAAGTCTTTCTGGCGCCCGGAGAAGAGCAGACACTTGAAACACTTTTAAAGTGTATTGTTATTGCTTCAGCTAATGATGCATCGATGGCTGTAGCTGAGCATATTGGCGGCAGCGTTGAAGGATTTGTTAAGCTTATGAATGATAAAGCGAAACAGCTGGGGATGAGCAATACAAATTTCGTAAATCCGCATGGCTTATCATCACCTGAACATTATACTACTGCACATGATATTGCATTGATGTCAAGGGAATTAGTCAAATATCCTTTATTTTTTAATTGGTCGACCATATGGATAGACTATCTTGAACATACTGATAAAAAACGTGATGCGACAATGCTTGCTAACACAAATAAGCTACTTGGGAAATATGAAGGATTAGACGGTTTAAAAACCGGCTTTCATAATAAAGCTGGACATTGTTTTGCAGGTACCGCAAGAAGGGGAGATTTTCGGTTAATATCAGTAGTATTAAATGCAGATACTAGCAGTCAGAGATTTGAAGATACAGTAAAATTACTGGATTATGGCTTTGGACATTTTGATTCAATTAAAGTAGTGGAAAAGGGCTCAATACAAAAAATTCTCCCTGTCGAAAAGGGGCATTTGGAAAATGTAAATGTAATTGTTCCGGAAGATGTAAGTCTTTTAATAGAAAAGGGCAAAGAAGGAGAAATTAACACAAAAGTTGATGTGCCTGATAAATTATGCGCACCTTTAAAGAAAGATCATGCGGTAGGAACTCTTTTAATTGAGCAAGGTGGTAAAATTGTAAAAAAAGTAAATCTTGTCATATCTGAAAATGTAATGAAAGCAAATATTATCGAGATGTTTAAAAAGATATTTAACAAATGGTTTACTTTTTAA
- the xerD gene encoding site-specific tyrosine recombinase XerD produces MRDLLENFLQYLSVEKGLAKNTIDAYRRDLKSYIYYLKTKKITNINSTNRSTIASYLLLMQKNGKASSSISRACAAIKSFYQFLFMEHIISEDPTVNLDAPKLEQRLPKVLSVEEIEKLLCQPDMANPLGIRDRSMLELLYATGMRVSELISISVEDVNLEMGFLRCVGKGSKERIVPIGSIAVKYLKLYTLDARNKILNGKKSKILFLNRQGSAMTRQGFWKIIKKYSQQAGINKKITPHTFRHSFATHLLENGADLRVVQEILGHSDISTTQIYTHITRNKIKEVYDNTHPRA; encoded by the coding sequence ATGAGAGATCTTTTAGAGAATTTTCTTCAATATTTATCAGTTGAAAAGGGACTTGCAAAAAATACTATTGACGCTTATAGACGGGATTTAAAAAGTTACATATACTATTTAAAAACAAAAAAAATAACAAATATCAACAGCACTAATCGATCAACTATTGCATCTTATTTGTTATTAATGCAAAAGAATGGTAAAGCAAGCAGCAGCATCTCTAGAGCATGTGCTGCCATAAAATCTTTTTATCAATTTCTATTTATGGAACATATAATTAGTGAAGATCCAACAGTGAATTTAGATGCTCCTAAACTGGAACAGCGATTGCCTAAAGTGCTGAGTGTGGAAGAAATTGAAAAATTGTTATGTCAGCCCGATATGGCAAATCCTTTAGGTATAAGAGATCGAAGTATGCTTGAATTATTATATGCTACAGGTATGAGAGTTTCAGAGCTAATTTCAATAAGTGTTGAAGATGTAAACTTGGAAATGGGATTTTTACGTTGTGTAGGAAAAGGTTCAAAAGAAAGGATTGTTCCCATCGGTTCCATTGCTGTAAAGTATTTAAAGCTTTATACCCTTGATGCCAGGAATAAAATTTTAAATGGAAAGAAATCAAAAATTTTATTCCTTAATCGGCAAGGCAGTGCAATGACGCGTCAAGGTTTTTGGAAAATAATTAAAAAATACTCTCAGCAAGCCGGTATTAATAAAAAAATAACTCCTCACACATTCAGGCATTCTTTTGCTACACATCTATTAGAAAATGGTGCGGATTTAAGAGTTGTCCAGGAAATATTAGGTCATTCCGATATATCTACAACACAAATATATACTCATATAACGCGAAATAAAATAAAAGAAGTATATGATAATACTCATCCTAGAGCATAA
- the spoIIM gene encoding stage II sporulation protein M, whose product MSHFPRIFLEYLRKNIIQYVLLSIILIAGIIVGSFTVNMISDIQRESILSLISGFLANISNISINNSSVFYLSLSNNFKTAIALILFGLSVVGLPFILVLIFFRGFVLGFTVGFLIEQLGPKGIVLSALSILPQNIIILPCILSIGVTSLTFAAAVIKNKIKNHHEVYSQMVVGYLLLNLFFSFLLIISGLIEGYISPVFIKFYSKHLNF is encoded by the coding sequence ATGAGCCATTTCCCCAGAATTTTTTTAGAATATTTAAGAAAAAATATAATACAGTATGTGCTTTTGAGCATTATATTAATAGCTGGTATCATAGTAGGCAGTTTTACGGTAAACATGATATCAGATATTCAGAGAGAAAGCATATTAAGTCTCATTAGCGGTTTTTTAGCCAATATCAGCAATATTTCAATTAATAATTCTTCTGTTTTTTATTTATCATTGTCTAACAATTTTAAAACTGCTATTGCATTAATATTATTTGGTCTTTCCGTTGTAGGTTTACCGTTTATTTTAGTATTAATTTTTTTCAGAGGATTTGTATTAGGCTTTACTGTAGGCTTTCTAATTGAACAATTAGGTCCTAAAGGTATAGTTTTATCAGCATTATCAATTCTTCCACAAAATATAATCATATTACCGTGTATATTATCAATAGGCGTAACAAGTTTAACATTCGCTGCAGCAGTAATTAAAAATAAAATCAAAAACCATCATGAAGTTTACTCACAAATGGTAGTAGGGTATTTGTTACTAAATCTTTTTTTTAGCTTTTTACTTATTATATCTGGTTTAATTGAAGGTTATATTTCTCCTGTATTTATTAAATTTTACTCTAAGCATTTAAATTTTTAA
- a CDS encoding endonuclease Q family protein: protein MEYFADLHIHIGQAKKRPIKITASRNLTLDNIYECCLNRKGIDIIGIVDCASPYVLEEIAEQLKTGVVSPLDGGGLRYKDKLTIILGAEIETTEEKGVAHSIAFFPYYEQIKEFSTIVSAYITNITLSSQKARLSAKDLFKIVWDLGGELVPAHVFTPFKSFYGSCYDRLSLAFEDKIDYITAIELGLSADTDFADTIVELSDKAFLSNSDAHSLEKIAREYNKMNLKFPDFNNVFFALRHLDNNCIIANYGLNPKLGKYHRTFCPVCSNISKGTPPVTKCLNCNNETVTLGVLDRITLIADYKMPIHPKHRPSYNYQIPLEFIPGIGKKTIEKLLLNFGTEMDVIHNTDIKELSEVIGEQKAKNIVLAREGKLNLQVGGGGFYGKVINRNE, encoded by the coding sequence ATGGAATATTTTGCAGATTTACATATTCACATCGGTCAAGCCAAAAAACGACCTATAAAGATTACTGCTTCAAGAAATTTAACTCTTGATAATATCTATGAATGCTGCCTTAATAGAAAAGGCATTGATATTATTGGTATTGTAGATTGTGCTTCGCCATACGTTCTTGAAGAGATAGCAGAGCAGTTAAAAACTGGAGTAGTAAGTCCTTTAGATGGAGGAGGTCTTAGGTATAAAGACAAGCTTACAATTATTCTCGGAGCTGAGATTGAAACTACAGAAGAAAAAGGCGTAGCTCATAGTATTGCTTTTTTTCCTTATTATGAACAAATCAAAGAATTTTCTACAATTGTTTCCGCGTATATAACAAATATTACTTTAAGTTCTCAAAAGGCGCGCCTTTCCGCAAAAGATTTATTTAAAATAGTATGGGATTTAGGTGGCGAACTGGTACCCGCTCATGTTTTCACTCCATTTAAAAGTTTTTATGGTAGCTGTTATGATAGGCTTTCACTAGCTTTTGAAGATAAAATTGACTACATTACAGCCATTGAATTAGGTCTAAGCGCTGATACAGATTTCGCTGATACTATAGTTGAACTGTCTGACAAGGCATTTTTAAGCAACTCAGATGCTCATTCACTAGAAAAAATAGCAAGAGAATATAACAAAATGAATTTAAAATTTCCGGATTTTAATAATGTTTTTTTTGCATTAAGGCATTTAGATAATAATTGCATAATAGCTAATTATGGTTTAAACCCCAAACTTGGTAAATATCATAGAACTTTTTGCCCAGTTTGCAGCAACATTTCAAAAGGAACTCCACCAGTAACAAAATGCCTTAACTGCAACAATGAAACAGTAACGCTTGGTGTACTTGATAGAATAACTCTTATAGCTGATTATAAGATGCCGATTCATCCGAAACATAGACCTTCGTATAATTATCAGATTCCTTTGGAATTTATTCCGGGAATCGGTAAAAAAACTATTGAAAAACTACTTTTAAATTTTGGCACAGAAATGGATGTAATTCATAATACTGATATAAAGGAATTGTCAGAAGTAATTGGAGAGCAAAAAGCTAAAAATATTGTATTGGCAAGAGAAGGAAAACTAAATCTACAAGTAGGTGGTGGGGGTTTTTACGGTAAGGTTATAAATAGAAATGAATAA
- a CDS encoding NUDIX domain-containing protein yields the protein MNFNETTLSSKNIFSGRIIKLRLDEVLLPNGRKSTREIVEHPGAVAIVALDEKNNILMVRQYRKPIEKELLEIPAGKLEKGESKEICVRRELMEETGYYPNEIQHIISFYTSPGFSNEIIHLFLAKNLEKKDAKADFDEYLQLEIMPFKDAIKKISSGQIVDGKTITGLLLTHSFIMGDV from the coding sequence ATGAATTTTAATGAAACTACACTAAGTTCTAAGAATATTTTTTCTGGTCGTATTATAAAACTTCGATTAGACGAAGTTTTGCTACCGAATGGCAGAAAGTCTACCAGAGAAATCGTCGAACATCCAGGTGCTGTTGCTATAGTAGCTTTAGATGAGAAAAATAATATATTAATGGTAAGGCAGTATAGAAAACCAATAGAAAAAGAACTTTTGGAAATTCCTGCAGGAAAATTAGAAAAAGGTGAATCTAAAGAAATTTGTGTTAGAAGAGAATTGATGGAAGAAACAGGGTATTATCCTAATGAAATACAGCATATAATAAGTTTTTACACTTCTCCAGGTTTTTCTAATGAAATAATACACTTATTTTTAGCAAAGAATTTAGAAAAAAAGGATGCGAAAGCTGACTTCGATGAATATTTACAATTAGAAATTATGCCATTTAAGGATGCCATTAAAAAAATTTCCAGCGGACAAATCGTTGATGGTAAAACAATTACTGGACTTCTTTTAACACATTCTTTTATTATGGGTGATGTGTAA
- the spo0A gene encoding sporulation transcription factor Spo0A — translation MSEKQEIRLLIADDNKEFCNLVVEFFENEEDIEIVGVAYDGLEVLEKTEKLEPEVLILDLIMPNLDGLGVIERLSNKPKKPKIIVLSAVGQDKITQKAINLGADYYIVKPFDLNILVDRVRQMVDSNFPSQYQMQKKDTGFSIDKKNNLELLITNIIHEIGIPAHIKGYFYVREAIYMVINNVDLLSAVTKELYPNIANKYNTTPSRVERAIRHAIEVAWNRGCVETLNNLFGYTTTKDRGKPTNSEFIAMISDKLRMELEAS, via the coding sequence ATGTCAGAGAAACAAGAAATAAGGTTACTAATCGCAGATGACAACAAGGAGTTTTGTAATTTAGTTGTGGAATTTTTTGAGAATGAAGAAGATATTGAAATTGTAGGGGTAGCTTATGATGGCTTGGAAGTTTTGGAAAAAACGGAAAAGCTCGAACCTGAAGTTCTAATCCTAGATTTAATTATGCCCAATCTTGATGGTTTAGGTGTAATTGAAAGACTATCAAATAAACCTAAAAAACCTAAAATTATAGTTCTTTCTGCTGTTGGGCAGGACAAAATTACACAAAAAGCAATAAACCTTGGTGCGGATTATTATATTGTAAAACCTTTCGACTTAAATATTCTTGTAGATCGCGTAAGACAAATGGTAGATAGTAATTTTCCTTCACAGTATCAAATGCAGAAAAAAGATACAGGATTTTCAATCGATAAAAAGAATAATTTAGAATTATTGATTACCAATATTATTCATGAGATAGGTATACCTGCACATATCAAAGGATATTTTTATGTTCGTGAAGCCATATATATGGTAATCAACAATGTTGATTTGCTTTCTGCAGTAACCAAAGAGCTCTATCCTAATATAGCAAATAAATATAATACTACTCCCAGTCGTGTAGAAAGAGCTATAAGGCATGCTATTGAGGTGGCTTGGAATAGAGGATGCGTAGAAACGCTTAATAATCTTTTTGGATATACCACTACAAAAGATAGAGGAAAACCTACCAACTCAGAATTTATTGCCATGATTTCGGACAAATTAAGAATGGAGCTTGAAGCAAGTTAA
- the spoIVB gene encoding SpoIVB peptidase: MKDLQKSKSKKLVMLLLVVLILITSILNIFLVTLPEEIKIIEGKEQKLEFKFPMTLQLCCKEPFFVNGSYLNENLIINLKEPLILKSSVKGTYDFEFRLLGFIPLKKIKVHVLPETRVVPGGHSLGVKLRPNGVIVVGFASVTDEKGLKHQPAQEAGIQIGDIIVMVNNQKIFQAEELSQIIDNQQSVILTVKRNDKIFDVNLTPVKNNFGLSQIGLWVRDITAGVGTLTFYDPQTGFYGALGHIISDADTGKIIEVGEGEIIRARVSSISPGKKNQPGEKRGVFIDEEKIIGNIIANTPYGIFGKAYQSFENPYYTSLPVATVSQVHEGRATILTVVEDEKIQEYDIEIQKIIKQSSPNGKGMIIKITDEELIAKTGGIVQGMSGSPIIQDGYIVGAVTHVFVNDPTKGYGIFIEWMLNEVNNLNFREKI, encoded by the coding sequence GTGAAAGACTTGCAAAAAAGTAAATCGAAAAAATTAGTTATGCTTTTATTAGTAGTATTGATTTTAATTACATCAATCTTGAATATCTTTCTTGTAACTTTGCCGGAGGAAATAAAAATAATTGAAGGCAAAGAACAAAAACTAGAATTCAAGTTTCCAATGACTTTGCAATTATGTTGCAAAGAGCCTTTTTTTGTTAATGGCAGTTATTTAAACGAAAATTTAATAATAAATTTAAAAGAACCCCTGATTTTAAAATCTTCTGTTAAAGGAACCTATGATTTCGAGTTTAGATTATTAGGATTTATACCATTAAAAAAAATTAAGGTTCATGTATTGCCTGAAACTCGTGTAGTGCCCGGAGGACATTCTCTTGGAGTTAAACTTCGTCCCAATGGTGTTATAGTTGTAGGATTTGCATCTGTTACAGACGAAAAGGGTCTGAAGCATCAACCGGCTCAGGAAGCAGGTATACAGATTGGCGACATAATTGTTATGGTAAATAACCAAAAGATATTTCAAGCAGAGGAACTGTCCCAAATTATTGATAATCAACAATCAGTTATTTTAACCGTTAAAAGAAATGATAAAATATTTGATGTGAACTTGACCCCTGTGAAAAATAATTTTGGTCTTTCTCAGATAGGATTATGGGTTAGAGATATAACGGCTGGAGTTGGCACTCTTACTTTTTATGATCCCCAAACCGGATTTTATGGTGCATTAGGTCATATAATTTCTGATGCAGACACAGGTAAAATTATTGAAGTGGGCGAGGGTGAAATAATTCGTGCAAGGGTTTCATCCATATCTCCAGGCAAAAAAAATCAGCCGGGAGAAAAAAGAGGTGTTTTTATAGATGAAGAAAAGATTATTGGAAACATAATTGCGAATACACCATATGGGATTTTTGGGAAAGCATATCAATCATTTGAGAATCCATATTATACCTCACTTCCAGTAGCAACTGTAAGCCAAGTTCACGAAGGTCGTGCAACAATTCTAACAGTAGTAGAGGATGAAAAAATTCAAGAATATGATATTGAGATACAAAAAATAATAAAACAATCATCTCCCAACGGGAAAGGAATGATAATAAAAATTACCGATGAGGAATTAATTGCCAAAACCGGAGGCATTGTTCAGGGTATGAGCGGTAGCCCGATTATCCAAGACGGTTATATAGTGGGAGCTGTAACTCATGTATTTGTAAATGATCCGACAAAAGGCTATGGTATTTTTATCGAATGGATGCTAAATGAAGTAAATAATTTAAATTTTCGCGAAAAAATTTAA
- the recN gene encoding DNA repair protein RecN, with the protein MLLNLCIKDYALIDNLSIAFGPGLNILTGETGAGKSIIIDAINLIIGERAYTDFIRTGKQNASVEAAFAYKDAAIDDILAEYGIEPEDNTLIISREINAQGRSFSRLNGKMVPASALKKIGKLLIDIHGQHQHQSLLDSKNHIRILDLLGHESISESKHEVSSLYRKYCRVQDNIKVLEKEYADFYRRQDRLKYEVEELEAAQLEPEEDVVLEENRKVIENAEKIFSALEFAYSILYQGYETSSVIDNLSKIVDNFESIMDFYKPIDNITESLKSILYELEDISFTIRNLRDSVDFDAEKLNTINLRLELLNRLKLKYGKNIPELLSYKAQAAAELDKALNINEEISELKAEQEKIKLALSQKALELHEKRKYTANKLEQSISKELKDLGMKNVKFRVNITLKEDLNGIEIDGKKVHISEEGIDNIEFLISTNPGEPLKPLAKIVSGGESSRIMLALKSIVAQVDNISCLIFDEIDAGIGGRTAQTVGEKLSRISNKHQILCVTHSPQIASLGDVHFLIKKENINGQTFTTVCNLEGRERINELARMLGGAEITENTIIHAQEMLNLAKKIKGC; encoded by the coding sequence ATGCTCCTTAACCTCTGCATTAAAGATTATGCGTTAATTGATAATTTATCAATTGCTTTTGGTCCCGGGCTGAACATTCTCACCGGCGAGACTGGAGCAGGAAAATCAATAATAATAGACGCAATTAATCTTATTATTGGGGAAAGGGCTTATACCGATTTTATTCGTACAGGAAAACAAAATGCTAGCGTAGAGGCAGCTTTTGCCTATAAAGATGCAGCCATAGACGATATTCTGGCAGAATATGGTATAGAACCAGAAGATAATACATTGATCATAAGTAGGGAAATAAATGCACAAGGTCGCAGTTTTTCTCGTTTGAATGGCAAAATGGTTCCTGCCTCTGCACTAAAAAAAATAGGGAAATTATTAATTGATATTCATGGTCAGCATCAACATCAATCATTGTTGGATAGCAAAAATCATATTCGTATATTGGATTTACTCGGTCATGAAAGTATATCAGAATCAAAACATGAGGTTAGTTCTCTTTATAGAAAATACTGTCGGGTACAGGATAATATTAAAGTTTTAGAAAAAGAATATGCGGATTTTTATAGGCGACAAGACAGATTAAAATATGAAGTAGAAGAATTAGAAGCTGCTCAATTAGAGCCTGAAGAGGACGTCGTGTTAGAAGAAAATAGAAAAGTTATAGAGAATGCCGAGAAGATATTCAGTGCTCTGGAATTCGCATATAGTATTTTGTATCAAGGTTATGAAACTTCTTCGGTAATTGATAATCTAAGTAAAATTGTCGATAATTTCGAATCCATAATGGATTTTTATAAACCAATTGATAATATTACAGAATCTTTAAAAAGTATTTTATATGAATTAGAAGATATTTCATTTACAATAAGAAATCTTCGAGATTCAGTAGATTTTGATGCAGAAAAGCTCAATACCATCAATTTAAGATTAGAATTGCTGAACAGACTCAAGTTAAAATATGGTAAAAATATACCTGAGCTGTTAAGCTATAAGGCTCAAGCTGCTGCTGAATTAGATAAAGCACTTAATATAAATGAAGAAATCAGTGAGTTAAAAGCTGAGCAGGAAAAAATAAAATTGGCTTTAAGTCAAAAAGCTTTAGAATTACATGAAAAACGAAAGTATACAGCAAATAAATTAGAACAAAGTATATCAAAAGAATTAAAAGATCTAGGTATGAAAAATGTTAAATTTAGAGTAAATATAACTTTAAAGGAAGATTTAAATGGTATTGAAATTGATGGTAAAAAAGTTCATATATCCGAAGAAGGTATTGATAATATAGAATTTTTAATCTCTACAAACCCCGGAGAGCCACTAAAGCCATTGGCTAAAATTGTTTCAGGTGGAGAATCTTCTCGCATTATGTTGGCGTTGAAGAGTATTGTAGCTCAAGTTGACAATATTTCCTGTCTGATTTTTGATGAAATCGATGCCGGAATAGGTGGAAGGACTGCACAAACAGTTGGAGAAAAGCTTTCAAGAATCAGCAACAAGCATCAAATTCTCTGTGTTACTCATTCACCACAAATTGCAAGCCTTGGTGATGTTCATTTTTTGATAAAAAAGGAAAATATAAATGGGCAGACATTTACCACAGTTTGTAATCTTGAAGGTCGAGAACGTATAAATGAGCTAGCAAGGATGTTGGGAGGAGCTGAAATTACTGAAAATACAATAATTCATGCTCAGGAAATGTTGAATTTGGCAAAAAAAATAAAGGGATGTTGA
- a CDS encoding arginine repressor produces the protein MKQKRHFKIREIIREKPIETQEELAVELRKEGFNVTQATVSRDIKELKLIKVLRDNEHYCYAEPEKTSISSDRLLKMFKESIISFDTAENLIVIKTSSGTASAVGEAIDGLNWSDIVGTVAGDNTILVIAKSKKVVNDILKKFEEIMR, from the coding sequence GTGAAACAAAAAAGACACTTCAAAATTCGTGAAATAATAAGAGAAAAACCAATAGAAACTCAAGAAGAATTGGCAGTTGAACTTAGAAAAGAAGGATTTAATGTAACTCAAGCAACAGTATCCAGAGATATTAAAGAATTAAAGCTCATAAAAGTTTTAAGAGACAATGAACATTATTGCTATGCAGAGCCTGAAAAAACCTCAATATCCTCAGACAGATTGCTCAAAATGTTTAAAGAATCTATTATAAGTTTTGATACAGCAGAAAATCTTATTGTGATTAAAACGTCATCAGGAACTGCATCGGCTGTAGGTGAAGCTATTGACGGGCTTAATTGGTCTGATATAGTAGGAACTGTAGCAGGTGATAACACTATTTTAGTTATTGCTAAATCTAAGAAAGTCGTAAATGATATCTTAAAAAAATTTGAAGAAATCATGAGATAA
- a CDS encoding NAD(+)/NADH kinase, whose amino-acid sequence MFTVGLYPNVYKKNLMKIAGGLINWFENRDYSVMLPQEVADSLYLSHLSADKDELVKKIDVAVTLGGDGTLLSVARQVAPYEIPILGINLGHVGFLTEIEISDLYTDLERFNRKDYSIDIRMMLEAEVVRNGEVLESFLALNDVVVTKGPFARLIRLKTYANEDYVDTYHADGLIIATPTGSTAYSLSAGGPIINPDMDLLLLTPICPHTLRSRSIVVSKDDIIKVKLLAEHPEIMLTVDGQQGYELLPGDQIIVRKSSFSTRLIRIKKRSFYDVLRKKLSE is encoded by the coding sequence ATGTTCACAGTAGGTCTGTATCCAAATGTATATAAAAAAAATTTGATGAAAATAGCCGGAGGTTTAATCAACTGGTTTGAGAACCGAGATTATTCAGTAATGCTGCCACAAGAAGTTGCTGATTCACTTTATTTATCTCATCTTTCGGCTGATAAAGATGAACTTGTAAAAAAAATAGATGTTGCTGTAACTTTAGGCGGTGATGGTACACTCTTAAGTGTTGCCAGACAAGTAGCCCCTTATGAAATACCTATATTAGGTATAAATTTAGGACATGTTGGATTTTTGACGGAAATAGAAATATCTGATTTATATACTGATTTAGAGCGCTTCAACCGAAAGGATTACAGCATTGATATTCGAATGATGTTAGAGGCAGAAGTGGTTCGCAATGGTGAGGTTTTGGAAAGTTTTTTAGCTCTAAATGATGTGGTTGTGACTAAAGGGCCTTTTGCAAGATTAATACGCCTCAAAACTTACGCTAATGAAGACTATGTAGATACTTATCATGCTGATGGGCTAATTATTGCTACGCCCACTGGCTCTACTGCTTATTCTTTATCAGCAGGAGGACCAATAATAAATCCTGACATGGACTTATTGTTATTGACCCCAATATGTCCTCATACACTGCGAAGTCGTTCTATTGTCGTATCAAAGGATGATATTATTAAGGTAAAACTTTTGGCTGAACATCCTGAAATTATGTTGACTGTAGATGGGCAACAAGGATATGAATTGCTGCCCGGAGATCAAATCATAGTCAGGAAGTCTTCTTTTTCAACTCGTTTGATACGTATTAAAAAAAGGAGCTTTTATGATGTGCTGAGGAAAAAACTAAGTGAATGA